One window of Sphingomonas sp. SORGH_AS_0879 genomic DNA carries:
- a CDS encoding Mu transposase C-terminal domain-containing protein: MSLTIGVDVSSLHFYRSGGRQMAETVPDLSLVPQPLWQEAERRALVLRPLAALRACPREQARAAAVALGVSERQVYRLLRRCREGGGTLTALVSSGSDGGRGKRRIEERRDALIRDAVAELYLTPQRLSAERIVVEVRRRARDQHVRPPSASTVRRRIAALSQEERRRRGDMEVPEAVLGSIVTAKAPLDVVQIDHTPVDLILVDPIERRPIGRPWVTVAIDVFSRCIAGFLITLEAPSATSVGLCLAHVASDKRVWLDAIGVDADWPVMGRPRCIGVDNAAEFHSEALERGCAQHDITIDWRPLGRPQVGGIVERVIGTLMELVHGLPGTTFSNVMQRGRYDSDKAACLTLAELERWLAVAIAKLYHLRPHAGLDGEAPLRRYQEGVRALAADGRTPPTPRDPRAFLIDFLPVVRRTLRRDGVVIDHIQYFSDALKPWIERDGPPRRILIRRDPRDLSRIYIHDPDDGGYLEVGYRELSRPPVSLWEHRLARSRLRRQRQSDIDEGVLFAAIEEMREIEVQARTTTRTTRRNQARRLGLRVIPEPEPRLSEPASLCPVRAVENTASSEPFDVEEW, from the coding sequence GTGTCGCTGACGATCGGAGTCGATGTCAGCAGCTTGCACTTCTATCGGAGTGGAGGTCGGCAGATGGCGGAAACAGTCCCGGACCTGAGCCTCGTGCCCCAGCCCCTGTGGCAGGAGGCAGAGCGGCGTGCGTTGGTGCTTCGGCCACTTGCGGCGCTGCGGGCCTGTCCTCGCGAGCAGGCCCGCGCAGCCGCAGTCGCCTTGGGCGTATCCGAGCGTCAGGTTTACCGTTTGCTTCGTAGATGTCGTGAGGGTGGCGGTACGCTAACCGCGCTGGTCAGCAGCGGGTCGGATGGCGGACGCGGCAAGAGGCGGATCGAGGAGCGCCGCGATGCCCTGATCCGCGATGCCGTTGCCGAACTGTACCTGACGCCGCAGCGGCTGTCGGCCGAGAGGATCGTGGTTGAGGTTCGCCGGCGCGCTCGCGACCAGCATGTGCGCCCGCCCTCGGCGAGCACCGTTCGGCGCAGGATCGCGGCCTTGTCGCAGGAGGAGCGGCGTCGGCGGGGGGATATGGAGGTGCCGGAAGCGGTGCTGGGATCGATCGTGACGGCCAAGGCACCGCTCGATGTGGTGCAGATCGACCATACGCCGGTAGACCTCATTCTGGTCGATCCGATCGAGCGCCGCCCGATCGGCCGACCTTGGGTGACGGTAGCGATCGACGTGTTCAGCCGCTGCATTGCCGGCTTTCTCATCACGTTGGAAGCACCGTCCGCCACCAGTGTCGGCCTGTGCCTGGCGCACGTCGCGTCGGACAAGCGGGTATGGTTGGACGCTATCGGGGTCGATGCGGACTGGCCGGTGATGGGGCGTCCTCGCTGCATCGGCGTGGACAATGCGGCCGAGTTCCACTCGGAGGCGCTGGAGCGCGGCTGCGCCCAGCACGACATCACGATCGACTGGCGACCGCTCGGGCGACCGCAGGTCGGTGGTATCGTGGAACGGGTGATCGGCACGCTGATGGAGTTGGTGCATGGCCTGCCGGGCACGACCTTCTCCAACGTCATGCAGCGTGGACGCTACGACAGCGACAAGGCCGCGTGTCTGACGCTCGCGGAGCTGGAAAGATGGTTGGCCGTCGCTATCGCCAAGCTTTACCATCTGCGCCCCCATGCCGGGTTGGACGGCGAAGCCCCATTGCGACGCTATCAGGAAGGCGTGCGTGCCCTCGCCGCTGACGGTCGGACACCGCCCACGCCGCGTGATCCGCGCGCGTTCCTGATCGATTTCCTGCCCGTGGTCCGGCGGACCTTGCGCCGCGACGGGGTAGTGATCGACCACATTCAATATTTTTCGGATGCGCTGAAACCGTGGATCGAACGGGACGGACCACCCCGGCGCATACTCATCCGCCGTGATCCCCGCGACCTCAGCCGAATCTACATCCATGACCCCGACGACGGCGGCTATCTCGAAGTCGGCTACCGTGAACTTTCCCGGCCACCCGTCTCGCTGTGGGAACACCGTCTCGCCCGATCCCGCCTGCGTCGGCAACGGCAAAGTGACATAGACGAAGGTGTGCTGTTCGCCGCGATCGAGGAGATGCGAGAGATCGAGGTGCAGGCGCGGACCACGACGCGCACGACCCGCCGCAATCAGGCCCGCCGGCTCGGGCTGCGTGTCATCCCCGAGCCCGAGCCACGGCTGAGCGAGCCCGCCTCGCTCTGTCCGGTGCGAGCGGTCGAGAACACGGCGTCATCCGAGCCTTTCGATGTAGAGGAGTGGTGA
- a CDS encoding TniB family NTP-binding protein yields the protein MTGEPDHLSPAARDIADLPSSERLAHMHGQWWIAHPHAEAALARLDDAFRFGPGRIRPPNLLIVGPTNNGKSMIAEKFRRLHPPSPSPCGQREVVPVVVMQMPTEPSVRRFYGAILTALNAPVSFNLPGERLERYALDLLRAVEVRVLIVDELHNLLAGTHRRRAEFLNMLRFLGNTLRIPIVGLGTKQAQIAVRSDDQLENRFEPIPLPAWQDDGVFARLLASFERALPLRERSALADAPELRSMVLRRSTGLIGEVAALLTAATVHALLHGRERIDRVMLEGCDFRGPDERRALFEASFPRVR from the coding sequence ATGACGGGCGAACCAGATCATCTCTCGCCCGCCGCCCGTGACATCGCCGACCTGCCATCGTCGGAGCGCCTGGCCCATATGCACGGCCAATGGTGGATCGCGCATCCCCATGCGGAAGCAGCTCTGGCGCGGCTCGATGACGCTTTCAGATTTGGACCAGGCCGCATCCGGCCGCCCAATCTGCTGATCGTGGGGCCTACCAACAACGGCAAGAGCATGATTGCCGAGAAATTCCGGCGCCTGCATCCGCCGTCGCCAAGTCCGTGCGGCCAGCGCGAGGTGGTGCCGGTCGTGGTTATGCAGATGCCGACCGAACCGAGCGTCCGACGCTTCTACGGAGCGATCCTGACGGCGCTTAACGCGCCGGTGTCGTTCAACTTACCCGGCGAACGTCTCGAACGCTATGCGCTCGACCTGCTGCGCGCCGTCGAGGTGCGGGTGCTGATCGTGGACGAGCTGCACAACCTGCTCGCCGGCACGCACCGTCGCCGCGCCGAATTCCTGAACATGCTCCGGTTCCTCGGCAACACGCTCCGCATCCCGATTGTCGGCCTGGGCACCAAACAGGCTCAGATCGCGGTGCGCAGCGACGACCAGCTCGAGAACCGCTTCGAGCCGATCCCGCTGCCGGCATGGCAGGATGACGGTGTGTTCGCGCGTCTCCTCGCCAGTTTCGAGCGTGCGTTGCCTTTGCGCGAACGATCAGCGCTGGCGGACGCGCCCGAGTTGCGCAGCATGGTGCTGCGCCGATCGACCGGCTTGATCGGCGAGGTTGCAGCATTGCTTACCGCCGCGACCGTCCATGCGCTGCTGCACGGACGCGAACGGATCGACCGCGTGATGCTTGAAGGGTGCGACTTTCGTGGGCCGGACGAACGGCGTGCGCTCTTCGAAGCGTCCTTCCCCCGTGTTCGATGA
- a CDS encoding TniQ family protein: MFDEVELMGDLPHPRWPLHPQPRPLERLDTYIRRLVDTYGMGVATFCRYGLGCNVGDLDRCADDPPQALLDRLSSGTGQSIRRLRNMTDARCHARTRVAARWVIRCDPEIVHKMRFRFSGHGGFVDGI; this comes from the coding sequence GTGTTCGATGAAGTCGAGCTGATGGGCGACCTGCCGCACCCACGCTGGCCGCTGCATCCGCAACCGCGTCCGTTGGAGAGGCTCGACACCTATATCCGCAGACTGGTCGACACCTACGGCATGGGTGTGGCGACCTTCTGTCGATATGGCCTCGGCTGCAATGTCGGCGACCTTGATCGATGCGCGGACGATCCGCCCCAAGCCTTGCTGGATCGACTGTCGAGCGGCACCGGTCAGTCGATCCGCCGGCTCCGCAACATGACCGACGCCCGCTGCCATGCTCGAACAAGGGTGGCAGCGCGCTGGGTGATCCGCTGCGATCCGGAAATCGTCCACAAAATGAGGTTCAGATTTTCTGGACACGGCGGATTTGTGGACGGTATTTAG
- a CDS encoding transposase, with the protein MSDFKEARVRLDNTIRGLCATFGIRPGTGQGERFLARVQAAVAIPGLGEAVASLLRARAGLVEEIRQMDRELKAISVASPACQALMSIPGVGVQTSAAFAAVIDDAGRFKRSRTAGAYFGLVPRRHQSGELDWTGRITKQGDGTVRKLLHEAANSILTRTRQTFALKPWALKIAKRRGLKKARVAFARLGVGACTRSVACSQTGPFFARID; encoded by the coding sequence TTGTCGGACTTTAAGGAAGCGCGTGTCCGGCTCGACAACACCATCCGTGGCCTCTGCGCCACCTTCGGGATCAGGCCGGGAACCGGTCAGGGTGAGCGGTTCCTTGCGCGGGTGCAGGCCGCCGTCGCCATCCCGGGTCTTGGCGAGGCGGTGGCCTCGCTGCTCCGGGCGCGAGCTGGCCTGGTCGAGGAGATCCGCCAGATGGACCGCGAGCTCAAGGCGATCAGCGTTGCCTCTCCGGCCTGCCAGGCCTTGATGAGCATCCCGGGCGTCGGCGTGCAGACCTCGGCTGCATTCGCCGCTGTCATCGATGACGCCGGCAGGTTCAAGCGATCGCGAACGGCGGGGGCCTATTTCGGCCTCGTCCCGCGGCGGCACCAGTCGGGCGAGCTTGACTGGACTGGGCGGATCACCAAGCAGGGTGACGGCACCGTCCGCAAGCTCCTCCACGAGGCAGCGAACTCGATCCTGACCCGAACGCGGCAGACCTTCGCGTTGAAGCCCTGGGCGCTCAAGATCGCAAAGCGGCGCGGCCTCAAGAAAGCCAGGGTCGCGTTCGCCCGCCTAGGTGTAGGCGCTTGCACACGTAGCGTCGCCTGCTCGCAAACAGGGCCATTTTTTGCTCGCATTGACTGA
- a CDS encoding autotransporter-associated beta strand repeat-containing protein, whose amino-acid sequence MNGAITASGAVANNGLLTVTGTQTLQTPTFTGNTSGGVLLGGVDGTAGSLTIDQSGTSTYAGIVTGAGTLTKAGLGTLTLTGANTFTGGLAINGGTIDTTGGGTFADTIDVSVAQGASYHVGTVDTIRNLTNAGVTIAHAAFGVAAANNSGFMRVDNAFLATGDVTNGGELQIGNQAVAHLQGALSNTGSGVMHVGGQLLVDGTVTNATNASMTLYSGGATQFARLANAGFVLANHALIVTGAVDNAQNATLNLDVGSTPWLGSVSNAGTVTTASALTVANAVDNGATGTIALGAAARMGSLANAGTITATDTLTVAGGYAQNAGSLTTNANVATGALSGAGGDIVLNGASHMLVNQDVDGSYAGTLSGTGTLTKTGGATSTLAGAANSIAPSTLTVAQGQVIAANADIFGQALAVAVSAPGTLSVQGDQAIATLVNDGVTRLNANLTTTGGTVNNGGIAVTGTQTLHTSTFAGNAGGVVAVAEAGKLTIDQSGTSTYAGIVTGRGALTKIGAGTLTLTGASNFTGGFAIDAGGIDTTGGGTLADTLDIAVAQGASYTVGTNDIVQNVTNAGLLTTNADYGAASLINSGTAQVNAILATRGDVTNSGQLDLATTSASRVMGKLVNTGTVNAAGALVVDTDVTNAANALLSMTNGGTSQFGSLTNAGTVKAAHSLVVVGAVDNAATGAITFASTSAPMLGSLTNAGTIVANDVVTVAGGYTQNAGTLTANANIATGTLSGAGGDIVLNGATQMLVKQSVDGSYAGTLSGTGTLTKTGAATLTLAGAANSIAPSSLTVAQGQVTAANADIFGHALAVAVSAPGTLSVQADQTIATLANDGLVALNADLTTTGGTVNNGQTVVTGNRTLHTSTFTGNASGVVTLANMSALTIDQSGTSTYAGIVAGAGMLTKAGAGTLVLTGANTFTGSFTIAAGNVDTTGGGTFADTLDVTVAQGAGYTVGTADMVRNVTNAGSLTANANYRVGTLTNSGTARFDANFVALGDVTNTGSTTAASTFAAGGTVTNAANATLSLNGAASMASLANAGTVTAASMFGVSGAVSNASGGTMTLAAGSAPTLGSLVNSGTIVANDTLTIAGAYQQNAGSLTANGAMSTGSLSGAGGTITINANRLTINQTVDGTYNGVIAGTGTVTKLGSATLTLAGAVDSFAPTSLAIEAGQLTVVNAGLLDKALTVSVAAPATLTLQANQTIRDLTGAGTLNIGASTLTLATGGNFTGKVNGTGQIALTSGALDLNTAGTVSSGTFAVQPGSTLNVGSTTTLATQTLSASNSRINLAGAATATITTVTDNSTLHLGNGLALNTAGSTSGQLTSTTTLVNGGGQLTGNGSVSGSTIVGGASKGVVAPGNSPGVMTFANLSFGDNAVAAMQIDGNAGPGVANGYDRIVVTGKLALSGTSVLALDKSVPANSYELPLGTAIQIFQFKPGAISGSFGSVTKANFGQNLAFNLSNGAVIGMGSYTPQTLSDATAITASQKGALAAMLVKTTGGVPQYYGGNLLQSLAANVAGGRNATQASFARWSPDAYAGISDGMRASMIDGLVEVSDYNTLTPGKSAMTGDIHGGQLRGLERDGYAHNRFRDTTYQIGVSHDLSILRANISYAHSEGGFRSTNMNAKLNGEQFGLGVSAPLTGDQALRLIGRVAYGTYKAGGTRGVIGGTARFHSVDGNSFVYGGGFGYYKPFGRAVLSGSAEVLGISQTVDAFSESGEAGLDLFNIRRQRRDSAISRLNAQVGYSVTPNALTFVKVGYVHEFKNGLTPITADGAIDPIGVTMTNPGLARDRVNAGVGAQVDVGQGVRIGLDASAGNYESYRIGGNVRFRF is encoded by the coding sequence ATGAACGGCGCGATCACCGCCTCGGGTGCGGTCGCCAACAATGGCCTGCTGACCGTCACCGGTACGCAAACGCTTCAGACGCCAACCTTCACGGGTAACACCAGCGGCGGCGTGCTGCTGGGCGGTGTCGATGGCACGGCGGGATCGCTGACGATCGACCAGTCGGGCACCAGCACCTATGCCGGTATCGTCACCGGCGCGGGCACGCTGACCAAGGCCGGGCTGGGTACGCTGACGCTGACCGGCGCCAACACCTTCACCGGCGGGCTGGCGATCAACGGGGGTACGATCGACACGACGGGCGGCGGCACCTTTGCCGATACGATCGACGTCTCGGTCGCGCAGGGCGCCAGCTATCACGTCGGCACGGTTGATACGATCCGTAACCTCACCAACGCGGGTGTCACGATCGCCCACGCGGCGTTCGGCGTCGCGGCGGCGAACAACAGCGGCTTCATGCGCGTCGACAACGCCTTCCTGGCGACCGGCGACGTGACGAACGGTGGCGAACTGCAGATCGGCAACCAGGCGGTCGCACATCTGCAGGGCGCGCTGTCGAACACCGGTTCGGGCGTCATGCATGTCGGCGGCCAATTGCTGGTCGACGGCACGGTTACCAATGCGACGAATGCGAGCATGACGCTGTACAGCGGCGGTGCGACGCAGTTCGCGCGCCTGGCGAACGCCGGGTTCGTGCTCGCGAATCACGCGCTGATCGTCACCGGTGCGGTCGACAACGCCCAGAACGCCACGCTGAACCTGGATGTTGGTTCGACCCCCTGGCTGGGCAGCGTGAGCAACGCGGGTACGGTTACCACCGCCTCGGCGCTGACGGTGGCGAATGCGGTCGACAATGGAGCGACCGGTACGATCGCGCTGGGCGCGGCGGCCAGGATGGGCAGCCTCGCCAACGCCGGCACGATCACCGCGACCGACACACTGACCGTGGCGGGCGGCTATGCCCAGAATGCCGGCTCGCTGACCACCAACGCCAATGTCGCCACCGGCGCGTTGTCGGGTGCAGGTGGTGACATCGTGCTCAACGGCGCCAGCCACATGCTGGTGAACCAAGACGTTGACGGCAGCTATGCCGGCACGCTGTCGGGCACGGGCACGCTTACCAAGACGGGTGGTGCGACGTCGACGCTGGCGGGTGCGGCGAACAGCATCGCGCCGAGCACGCTGACCGTGGCGCAGGGCCAGGTGATCGCCGCGAACGCGGACATCTTCGGCCAAGCGCTGGCGGTGGCCGTCTCGGCGCCGGGTACACTGTCGGTACAGGGCGATCAGGCGATCGCCACGCTCGTCAATGACGGCGTGACGCGTCTCAACGCGAACCTGACCACCACCGGCGGCACCGTCAACAACGGCGGGATCGCGGTGACGGGCACGCAGACGCTCCACACTTCGACCTTCGCGGGCAATGCCGGTGGCGTGGTCGCGGTCGCCGAAGCGGGGAAGCTGACGATCGACCAGTCGGGCACCAGCACCTATGCCGGTATCGTCACCGGTCGAGGCGCGCTGACCAAGATCGGCGCGGGTACGCTGACGCTGACCGGTGCCAGCAACTTCACCGGCGGTTTCGCGATCGACGCAGGTGGCATCGACACGACGGGCGGCGGCACACTGGCCGATACGCTCGACATCGCGGTGGCACAGGGGGCGAGCTACACGGTCGGCACAAACGACATCGTGCAGAACGTCACCAATGCGGGCCTGCTGACCACCAATGCCGATTACGGCGCGGCGTCGTTGATTAATAGCGGCACGGCGCAGGTCAATGCGATCCTTGCCACCAGAGGCGACGTGACGAACAGTGGGCAGCTCGACCTGGCCACCACCTCGGCAAGTCGCGTGATGGGCAAGCTGGTCAACACCGGCACTGTCAATGCGGCGGGCGCGCTGGTCGTCGATACCGACGTCACCAACGCGGCGAACGCGCTGCTGTCGATGACCAACGGTGGGACCAGCCAGTTCGGCAGTCTGACCAACGCCGGCACGGTCAAGGCGGCGCATTCGCTGGTCGTCGTGGGGGCAGTCGACAATGCCGCGACCGGCGCGATCACCTTCGCCTCCACTTCGGCGCCGATGCTGGGCAGTCTGACCAACGCGGGCACGATCGTCGCCAACGACGTAGTGACCGTGGCGGGCGGCTATACCCAGAACGCCGGCACGCTGACCGCCAACGCCAATATCGCGACCGGCACGTTGTCGGGTGCGGGTGGTGACATCGTGCTGAACGGCGCGACGCAGATGCTGGTCAAGCAGAGCGTCGACGGCAGCTATGCCGGCACGTTGTCGGGCACGGGCACGCTCACCAAGACCGGTGCGGCGACGCTGACCCTGGCGGGTGCGGCGAACAGCATCGCGCCGAGCTCGCTGACCGTGGCGCAGGGCCAGGTGACCGCCGCGAACGCGGACATCTTCGGCCACGCACTGGCGGTGGCCGTCTCGGCGCCGGGTACACTGTCGGTACAGGCCGACCAGACGATCGCCACGCTCGCCAATGATGGTCTGGTGGCGCTCAACGCCGATCTGACTACCACTGGCGGGACGGTCAACAACGGCCAGACCGTGGTGACCGGTAATCGCACGCTCCACACCTCGACCTTTACGGGCAACGCCAGCGGCGTCGTCACGCTGGCCAATATGTCGGCGCTGACGATCGACCAGTCGGGCACCAGCACCTATGCCGGCATCGTCGCCGGTGCGGGGATGCTGACCAAGGCGGGTGCGGGCACGCTGGTCCTGACTGGCGCGAACACCTTCACCGGCAGCTTCACGATCGCTGCAGGCAATGTCGACACGACGGGCGGCGGCACCTTCGCCGACACGCTGGACGTGACGGTGGCGCAGGGTGCGGGCTACACCGTCGGCACCGCCGACATGGTGCGCAACGTCACCAACGCTGGCTCGCTCACCGCCAACGCCAATTATCGTGTCGGCACGCTCACCAACAGCGGGACCGCGCGGTTCGACGCCAACTTCGTTGCGCTGGGCGACGTGACCAACACTGGGTCAACCACTGCGGCTTCGACCTTCGCGGCGGGTGGCACCGTCACGAACGCGGCAAATGCAACGCTGTCGTTGAATGGCGCGGCGTCGATGGCCAGCCTGGCGAACGCCGGGACGGTCACCGCCGCCTCGATGTTCGGGGTGAGCGGCGCAGTAAGCAACGCCAGCGGCGGTACGATGACGCTGGCGGCGGGTTCGGCTCCGACGCTGGGCAGCCTCGTCAACAGCGGTACGATCGTCGCCAATGACACGCTGACGATTGCGGGTGCCTACCAGCAGAATGCGGGTTCGCTGACGGCGAACGGGGCGATGTCGACCGGCTCGCTGTCGGGTGCGGGCGGCACGATCACGATCAACGCCAACCGCCTGACCATCAACCAGACGGTCGACGGCACCTATAACGGTGTGATCGCGGGCACCGGTACAGTGACCAAACTAGGTTCGGCGACGCTGACGCTGGCTGGCGCGGTTGACAGCTTCGCACCGACGTCGCTGGCGATCGAGGCGGGGCAGCTGACTGTCGTCAATGCCGGGCTGCTGGACAAGGCGCTAACGGTGTCCGTCGCGGCGCCCGCCACGCTGACGCTGCAGGCCAACCAGACGATCCGCGACCTGACCGGCGCGGGTACGCTCAACATCGGGGCCAGCACCCTGACGCTGGCCACCGGCGGCAACTTCACCGGCAAGGTGAACGGCACCGGGCAGATCGCGCTGACCTCGGGCGCGCTTGACCTGAACACTGCGGGCACCGTGTCCAGCGGCACCTTCGCAGTGCAGCCGGGCAGCACGCTGAACGTCGGCAGCACCACGACGCTGGCCACTCAGACGCTGAGTGCATCCAACAGCCGGATCAATCTGGCGGGTGCCGCGACGGCGACCATCACGACGGTCACCGACAACAGCACGCTGCACCTCGGCAACGGGCTGGCACTCAACACCGCCGGCTCGACGTCCGGTCAGCTCACCAGCACCACCACCCTCGTCAATGGCGGTGGGCAGCTCACCGGCAACGGCTCGGTCAGTGGTTCGACGATCGTGGGCGGCGCAAGCAAGGGCGTGGTCGCACCGGGTAACTCGCCGGGCGTCATGACCTTCGCGAACCTGTCGTTCGGCGACAATGCGGTGGCCGCGATGCAGATCGACGGCAATGCCGGGCCGGGCGTTGCGAACGGGTATGACCGTATCGTCGTGACGGGTAAGCTGGCGCTGTCGGGCACCTCGGTACTGGCCCTGGACAAGAGCGTCCCCGCGAACAGCTACGAGCTGCCGCTGGGCACCGCGATCCAGATCTTCCAGTTCAAGCCGGGTGCGATCAGCGGGTCGTTCGGTTCGGTGACGAAGGCGAACTTCGGGCAGAACCTGGCCTTCAACCTGTCGAACGGCGCCGTGATCGGTATGGGGTCCTACACGCCGCAGACGCTGTCGGATGCCACCGCGATTACCGCCAGCCAGAAGGGCGCACTGGCCGCGATGCTGGTCAAGACAACCGGCGGGGTGCCGCAATATTATGGTGGCAACCTCCTCCAGTCGCTGGCCGCCAATGTCGCAGGCGGACGCAACGCGACGCAGGCCAGCTTCGCACGCTGGTCGCCCGATGCCTATGCGGGCATCAGCGACGGGATGCGCGCGTCGATGATCGACGGTCTGGTCGAGGTGAGCGATTACAACACGCTCACCCCGGGCAAGAGCGCGATGACCGGCGACATCCATGGCGGACAACTGCGCGGGCTGGAGCGTGACGGTTATGCACATAACCGCTTCCGCGACACGACCTACCAGATCGGTGTCAGCCACGACCTGTCGATCTTGCGCGCCAATATCAGCTATGCGCATTCGGAAGGCGGCTTCCGCAGCACGAACATGAACGCCAAGCTGAATGGCGAGCAGTTCGGGCTGGGCGTGTCCGCGCCGCTGACGGGCGACCAGGCGCTGCGCCTGATCGGTCGGGTCGCCTACGGCACCTACAAGGCTGGCGGCACGCGTGGCGTCATCGGCGGCACTGCGCGCTTCCATTCGGTGGACGGGAACAGCTTCGTCTATGGTGGCGGCTTCGGCTACTACAAGCCGTTCGGGCGCGCCGTGCTGAGCGGGTCGGCCGAGGTGCTGGGCATCAGCCAGACGGTCGATGCCTTCTCGGAAAGCGGCGAGGCGGGGCTGGATCTGTTCAACATCCGTCGCCAGCGTCGCGACAGTGCGATCAGCCGCCTGAACGCGCAGGTCGGCTATTCGGTCACCCCGAACGCGCTGACCTTCGTGAAGGTGGGTTATGTCCACGAATTCAAGAATGGACTGACCCCGATCACGGCCGATGGCGCGATCGACCCGATCGGCGTGACCATGACCAATCCGGGGCTGGCGCGCGACCGCGTCAACGCTGGGGTTGGCGCACAGGTCGACGTCGGTCAGGGCGTGCGGATCGGGCTGGACGCAAGCGCGGGCAATTACGAAAGCTACCGCATCGGCGGGAACGTCCGCTTCCGCTTCTGA
- a CDS encoding helix-turn-helix domain-containing protein — MTVLTMSAAEITRFDTLMRVDRGEIRIPDAMELLGLQRRQIYWLLRRLRQEGAAGLVSRKRGRPSNRRFSDAFRAEVVALVREHYADFGPTLAREYLAERHGLGLSCETLRQIMMEAGLWKDRAARRPRPYQPRYRRDCRGELVQVDGSKHWWFEERGPQCTLLVFIDDATSELRLR, encoded by the coding sequence ATGACGGTGCTGACGATGAGTGCTGCAGAGATCACCCGGTTCGACACGTTGATGCGGGTCGACCGCGGCGAGATCCGGATCCCGGACGCGATGGAACTGCTGGGCCTCCAGCGGCGGCAAATTTACTGGCTGCTCCGCCGTCTTCGGCAGGAAGGCGCTGCGGGCCTCGTCTCGCGCAAGCGCGGGCGGCCGAGCAACCGGCGCTTTAGCGATGCCTTCCGCGCCGAGGTGGTCGCGCTGGTGCGCGAACACTATGCCGACTTCGGCCCGACGCTCGCGCGCGAGTACCTCGCCGAGCGCCATGGTCTGGGACTGTCGTGTGAAACGCTGCGACAGATCATGATGGAAGCCGGCCTCTGGAAAGACCGCGCAGCTAGGCGCCCTCGCCCCTATCAGCCCCGCTACCGGCGCGACTGTCGCGGCGAGCTGGTCCAGGTCGACGGCTCAAAACATTGGTGGTTCGAGGAACGCGGCCCGCAATGCACGCTGCTGGTGTTCATCGACGACGCCACGAGCGAGCTGAGGCTTCGATAA
- a CDS encoding GFA family protein, whose translation MDEETGVTSRGFCTKCGTTLFSERLSAGTIGLSMGSLDRPELFEPTEHIWTSSKQAWLILNDGRPQYPEGPPA comes from the coding sequence TTGGATGAAGAAACGGGGGTCACGTCACGCGGCTTCTGCACGAAGTGCGGAACGACGCTGTTTTCCGAACGCCTGAGCGCCGGCACCATAGGGTTGTCGATGGGAAGCCTCGACAGGCCCGAGTTGTTCGAACCGACCGAGCATATCTGGACTTCCAGCAAACAGGCGTGGCTCATTCTCAACGATGGCAGGCCACAGTATCCTGAAGGACCGCCCGCATAG